One Agrobacterium vaccinii DNA window includes the following coding sequences:
- a CDS encoding zinc-dependent alcohol dehydrogenase family protein, producing the protein MRALFYERFGETPIIANLPDPEPTPGGVVISVKATGLCRSDWHGWMGHDSDIRLPHVPGHEFAGVISSVGKNVMRFKVGDRVTVPFVSGCGHCQECRSGNQQVCETQFQPGFTHWGSYAEYVAIDYADQNLVHMPDEMGFDTAASLGCRFATSFRAVVDQGRLKGGEWLAVHGCGGVGLSAIMIGAGLGAQVVAIDIVEDKLALAKELGATATINSRDVADVSEAVRDITGGGAHVSVDALGHPQTCYNSISNLRRRGRHVQVGLMLADHAMPQIPMARVIAHELEIYGSHGMQAWRYDDMLAMIRTGKLSPEKLIGRHISLSDAVTALPAMDGFRDSGISIIDRFE; encoded by the coding sequence ATGCGCGCATTATTCTACGAACGCTTCGGTGAAACGCCTATCATCGCCAACCTGCCAGACCCGGAGCCGACGCCGGGCGGCGTGGTCATCTCGGTCAAGGCTACCGGCCTGTGCCGCAGCGATTGGCACGGCTGGATGGGCCATGACAGCGACATCCGCCTGCCGCATGTGCCGGGCCACGAATTCGCAGGCGTGATTTCCTCCGTCGGCAAAAACGTCATGCGCTTCAAGGTGGGCGACCGGGTGACCGTGCCCTTCGTGTCAGGCTGCGGCCATTGCCAGGAATGCCGCTCCGGCAACCAGCAGGTCTGCGAAACGCAGTTCCAGCCGGGGTTCACCCATTGGGGCTCCTACGCCGAATATGTCGCCATCGACTACGCCGACCAGAACCTCGTGCACATGCCCGACGAGATGGGCTTCGACACAGCTGCCAGCCTCGGCTGCCGCTTCGCGACCTCCTTCCGCGCGGTGGTCGATCAAGGTCGGCTGAAGGGCGGCGAATGGCTGGCCGTACATGGCTGCGGCGGCGTGGGCCTCTCCGCCATCATGATCGGTGCCGGACTTGGCGCACAGGTCGTCGCCATCGACATCGTTGAGGACAAGCTGGCTCTGGCGAAAGAACTGGGCGCGACTGCCACCATCAACAGCCGCGATGTCGCCGATGTCAGCGAAGCCGTGCGCGACATCACCGGCGGCGGCGCGCATGTCTCCGTCGATGCACTCGGCCACCCGCAGACCTGCTACAACTCCATCAGCAACCTGCGCCGTCGCGGCCGCCATGTGCAGGTGGGCCTGATGTTGGCAGACCATGCGATGCCGCAGATACCGATGGCGCGGGTGATTGCGCATGAGCTGGAGATTTACGGCAGCCACGGCATGCAGGCTTGGCGTTATGACGATATGCTGGCGATGATCCGGACGGGCAAGCTCTCGCCGGAAAAGCTGATCGGACGGCATATTTCGTTGTCGGATGCGGTAACGGCGCTGCCTGCAATGGATGGGTTCAGGGATAGCGGGATTAGTATTATTGATCGGTTTGAGTAG
- a CDS encoding ABC transporter substrate-binding protein, translating to MISHSRRLLSLTTALVIASTAIASAAPSEELIAAAKKEGMLTTIALPHDWCGYGDVIASFKAKYPEIQVNELNPDAGSADEVEAVKANKDNKGPQAPDVIDVGLAFGPQMKKEGLLQPYKVSTWDEIPDNVKDAEGYWYGDYYGVMSIFVNKDLVTNSPKDWADLLKPEYAGQVALAGDPRASNQAILGVLAAGLSTGAKDGKEAGEAGLKYFADLNKAGNFVPVIGKAGTLAQGATPIVVAWDYNALSWAKTLNGNPPTEVVVPEKGVLAGVYVQGISAYAPHPNAAKLWMEHLYSDDGQLGWLKGFCHPIRFNAMAKANKIPKDLLDALPPAAAYEKAIFPTLEDVDANKAAVTGGWDKVVGANVK from the coding sequence GTGATCTCGCACAGCCGCCGACTGCTATCGCTCACCACCGCATTGGTCATCGCATCCACTGCGATCGCTTCTGCTGCACCGAGCGAAGAACTCATCGCTGCCGCCAAGAAGGAAGGCATGCTGACGACCATCGCCCTGCCCCACGACTGGTGCGGTTACGGCGACGTCATCGCCTCCTTCAAGGCAAAATATCCTGAAATCCAGGTCAACGAGCTGAACCCTGACGCCGGTTCTGCCGACGAAGTGGAAGCCGTGAAGGCCAACAAGGACAATAAGGGTCCGCAGGCTCCTGACGTGATCGACGTCGGTCTGGCGTTCGGCCCACAGATGAAGAAGGAAGGCCTTCTCCAGCCTTACAAGGTTTCCACCTGGGACGAAATTCCTGACAATGTGAAGGATGCCGAAGGCTACTGGTATGGCGATTATTACGGCGTCATGTCCATCTTCGTGAACAAGGACCTCGTCACCAATTCTCCAAAGGATTGGGCCGATCTGCTGAAGCCGGAATATGCCGGTCAGGTTGCTCTCGCCGGCGACCCGCGCGCCTCCAACCAGGCTATTCTGGGTGTTCTCGCCGCCGGTCTTTCCACTGGTGCCAAGGACGGCAAGGAAGCCGGTGAAGCTGGCCTGAAATACTTCGCCGACCTCAACAAGGCTGGCAACTTCGTGCCTGTCATCGGCAAGGCCGGTACGCTGGCACAGGGCGCAACACCGATCGTCGTCGCATGGGACTACAATGCGCTGTCCTGGGCAAAGACGCTGAACGGCAACCCGCCGACAGAAGTCGTCGTTCCTGAAAAGGGCGTTCTGGCTGGTGTTTACGTGCAGGGCATCTCTGCCTACGCACCGCATCCTAACGCTGCCAAGCTCTGGATGGAACACCTCTATTCCGACGATGGTCAGCTTGGCTGGTTGAAGGGCTTCTGCCACCCGATCCGCTTCAACGCGATGGCAAAGGCCAACAAAATTCCGAAGGATCTGCTCGACGCCCTGCCACCGGCAGCAGCATATGAAAAGGCCATCTTCCCGACACTCGAAGACGTCGATGCCAACAAGGCTGCCGTCACCGGCGGTTGGGACAAGGTCGTCGGCGCCAACGTGAAGTAA
- a CDS encoding ABC transporter ATP-binding protein, with amino-acid sequence MSFLTLHNIRKSFGQVQVVHDFNMAIEQGEFVSFLGPSGCGKTTILRMIAGFETPSDGSIVINGKDQTTLKPNQRNIGMVFQAYALFPNMNVYENVAFGLKIAGKPKAEIDARVKEMLALIHLDHLADRYPYQMSGGQQQRVALARALAPKPQVLLLDEPLSALDAKIRVSLREEIRQIQRKLGITTIFVTHDQEEALSISDRIVVMNAGRADQIGSPFEIYNSPSTRFVASFVGTLNLIDATVVDSSASTIQIGDQQVSLKKPLNKANGEKVTVALRPEAGSLGEANVGDVAISGTVTSSHFLGSVIRTRLDVGGATLSFDMFNDPGTAPPAIGERITLKFASEDLMIVAD; translated from the coding sequence ATGAGCTTTTTGACACTGCACAACATCAGAAAATCCTTCGGTCAGGTTCAGGTCGTCCATGATTTCAACATGGCGATCGAACAGGGCGAATTCGTTTCCTTCCTCGGGCCATCGGGCTGCGGCAAGACCACCATTTTGCGGATGATCGCCGGTTTCGAGACGCCGAGCGACGGCTCCATCGTCATCAACGGCAAGGACCAGACGACGCTGAAACCCAACCAGCGCAACATCGGCATGGTGTTTCAGGCCTATGCGCTGTTTCCCAACATGAATGTCTACGAGAACGTCGCCTTCGGCCTCAAGATCGCGGGCAAGCCCAAGGCGGAAATCGATGCACGGGTTAAGGAAATGCTGGCGCTGATCCATCTCGATCATCTGGCCGACCGTTACCCCTACCAAATGTCGGGCGGGCAGCAGCAGCGCGTGGCTCTGGCGCGAGCGCTCGCCCCGAAGCCGCAGGTATTGCTGCTGGACGAACCACTCTCGGCGCTCGATGCCAAAATCCGCGTTTCGCTGCGCGAGGAAATCCGCCAGATTCAGCGCAAGCTCGGCATCACCACCATTTTCGTCACGCACGATCAGGAAGAGGCGCTCTCCATCTCCGACCGCATCGTGGTCATGAATGCCGGACGCGCCGACCAGATCGGCTCTCCCTTCGAGATTTACAACAGCCCCTCCACCCGCTTCGTCGCTTCCTTTGTCGGCACGCTGAACCTGATCGACGCGACGGTCGTGGATTCCTCCGCCAGCACCATCCAGATCGGCGACCAGCAGGTTTCGTTGAAGAAGCCACTGAACAAAGCCAATGGCGAAAAGGTCACTGTGGCGCTGCGGCCCGAGGCCGGTTCTCTGGGTGAGGCCAACGTCGGAGACGTCGCGATATCGGGCACGGTGACCTCCAGCCACTTCCTCGGCTCGGTCATCCGTACGCGTCTGGATGTCGGTGGCGCGACGCTGTCCTTCGACATGTTCAACGATCCCGGCACCGCACCACCGGCCATTGGTGAGCGCATCACGCTGAAATTTGCATCAGAAGATTTGATGATTGTAGCAGACTGA
- a CDS encoding ABC transporter permease, with protein MSSNTHGAPPRPAAGRRLKLEWLGVLPFAIFIVLFLIMPTMKIVIGAFQTPDGSFTFENIAGLFTESILSAYWISIKISVASAALGCLIGFGVATAVVLGGLPQKIRAPLLTFSGVASQFAGVPLAFAFIATLGPVGLVTVFLKTQLGLDLRLLGFNILSFWGLTVTYLFFQIPLMILIITPALDGLKREWREAAEILGASGFQYWRMVAFPILLPSILGTFSLLFANAFGAVATAIALTGSSLNIVPILLFAQIRGDVLGNPNLGYALAFGMILVTCIANMLYIWMRTRSERWLK; from the coding sequence ATGTCATCAAACACCCATGGCGCGCCACCGCGACCAGCAGCCGGGCGTCGCCTGAAGCTGGAATGGCTGGGCGTTCTGCCATTTGCAATTTTCATTGTGCTTTTTTTGATCATGCCGACGATGAAGATCGTCATTGGCGCATTTCAGACGCCGGATGGCAGTTTTACGTTTGAAAACATTGCAGGCCTGTTCACCGAATCCATTCTCTCGGCCTACTGGATTTCCATCAAGATCAGCGTCGCATCCGCCGCACTCGGCTGTCTGATCGGCTTTGGCGTCGCGACCGCCGTTGTTCTCGGTGGCTTGCCGCAGAAAATTCGCGCACCGCTTCTGACATTTTCCGGCGTGGCCTCGCAATTTGCAGGCGTACCGCTCGCCTTTGCCTTTATCGCCACACTCGGCCCTGTCGGCCTCGTCACCGTGTTTTTGAAAACCCAGCTTGGCCTTGATCTGCGCCTTCTTGGCTTCAACATTCTGTCTTTCTGGGGCCTGACCGTTACCTATCTGTTTTTCCAGATACCGCTGATGATCCTCATCATCACACCGGCGCTGGACGGGTTGAAGCGCGAATGGCGCGAGGCGGCGGAAATTTTAGGCGCAAGCGGCTTTCAATACTGGCGCATGGTGGCCTTCCCCATTCTGCTGCCCTCCATTCTCGGCACATTCTCGCTGTTGTTTGCCAATGCCTTCGGCGCGGTTGCGACTGCGATTGCGCTCACCGGCTCGTCTCTCAACATTGTGCCCATTTTGTTGTTCGCGCAAATTCGCGGTGACGTGCTGGGCAATCCCAATCTCGGTTACGCGCTGGCCTTCGGCATGATCCTTGTCACCTGCATCGCCAACATGCTCTATATCTGGATGCGCACGCGCAGCGAAAGGTGGCTGAAATGA
- a CDS encoding MurR/RpiR family transcriptional regulator, with amino-acid sequence MHSSAATVSDVIQAQYETLTRAEKRLAESLLGNYPVSGLGSITTVAENAGVSTPTVARMVQKLGFKGYAEFQGRLHQELEATISNPIAKHDRWASNAPGLHILNRFADAITGNLRDTLSDLDTASFDNAATLLADRKRSIYFVGGRITGAIAEYFFTHMQVIRPKTALMSSNSSSWPQYMLNMNAGDVLVIFDIRRYEQDMVTLAQVAHDNNVRILLFTDQWTSPVSRFAEHTFRVRIEAPSAWDSSVVTLFVVEALIEAVQSNGWDETRQRMNSLEGLFEQTRLFRKPGKEEN; translated from the coding sequence TTGCACAGTTCGGCTGCGACCGTTTCGGACGTTATCCAGGCTCAGTACGAGACCCTGACGCGTGCCGAAAAGCGCCTTGCCGAAAGTCTTCTCGGCAATTACCCGGTCTCGGGGCTGGGCAGCATCACGACAGTTGCGGAAAATGCCGGGGTCTCGACGCCGACGGTGGCGCGCATGGTGCAAAAGCTCGGTTTCAAAGGGTATGCCGAGTTTCAGGGAAGGCTGCATCAGGAGCTGGAAGCCACGATTTCCAACCCCATCGCCAAGCATGACCGCTGGGCCAGCAACGCGCCGGGCCTGCATATTCTCAACCGCTTCGCCGACGCGATAACGGGAAACCTGCGCGATACGCTGAGCGATCTCGATACCGCATCCTTCGACAATGCTGCCACCCTTCTGGCGGATAGAAAACGCAGCATCTATTTCGTCGGCGGGCGCATTACCGGCGCGATTGCCGAATATTTCTTCACGCATATGCAGGTCATCCGCCCCAAGACGGCGCTGATGTCGTCCAATTCCAGTTCATGGCCGCAATATATGCTGAACATGAATGCGGGCGACGTTCTGGTGATCTTCGATATCCGTCGTTACGAGCAGGACATGGTGACGCTGGCGCAGGTGGCGCACGACAACAATGTCCGCATTCTGCTGTTCACCGACCAGTGGACGTCCCCCGTTTCGCGCTTTGCCGAACATACGTTTCGCGTGCGCATCGAAGCGCCATCCGCATGGGACAGCTCGGTCGTGACGCTGTTCGTGGTGGAAGCGCTGATCGAGGCGGTGCAAAGCAATGGTTGGGATGAAACCCGTCAGCGGATGAATTCGCTGGAAGGCCTGTTCGAGCAGACCCGCCTTTTTCGAAAGCCGGGAAAAGAGGAGAACTGA
- a CDS encoding leucine-rich repeat domain-containing protein: protein MVYFSRRTRIFAIGILAGVLVGSSAYYYLVPDVVPEHKAALERYGSHPDADCPSNTDKTHCLSLNLVDPNSPLEVPSAPKVSKSLLADVARLPGLQYIDLGHTEIDSLAPLIAAKDLQELRISVALIHDTGSIGQLTGIKRLELGEVRGADLSAVAGLSQLKSLSLSASEKDNLAPLRTMEAEIEIDHDSWQTGDIENLANIKGLSNVRLYGARDLSALSGAKRLRQLSLQPNGLASLAPIAGLVSLEHLNIVHSTIKELTPLSVNTRLKSLTLLNTAISDLSVLEQLRDIETLTLSASDYTDISVLAALPNLKYVNLEGHRKIDLTPLLRSQSLERAYLGNRICWSDRAVVNEIVAKGLNATSYSSPDGVDPIDQLCATYRDWRGGITDERECVVTADRDCPMNRR, encoded by the coding sequence TTGGTTTATTTTTCGAGACGAACGCGCATTTTTGCGATTGGGATACTGGCAGGCGTCTTGGTGGGCAGCAGTGCCTATTACTATCTGGTGCCGGATGTTGTACCGGAGCACAAGGCGGCTCTGGAGCGATATGGTTCTCATCCGGACGCCGACTGTCCTTCGAACACTGACAAGACACACTGCCTGTCGCTCAACCTAGTAGACCCAAATTCTCCACTCGAGGTGCCGTCTGCTCCGAAAGTGTCGAAGAGTTTGCTTGCGGACGTCGCGCGTTTACCTGGCCTGCAATATATCGATCTCGGTCATACCGAGATCGATAGTCTGGCGCCTTTGATCGCGGCAAAGGACCTGCAGGAACTTCGTATCTCGGTTGCTCTCATCCATGATACCGGCAGTATCGGGCAGCTAACGGGCATCAAGCGGTTGGAGCTTGGAGAGGTCAGGGGAGCGGATCTCTCGGCGGTCGCGGGTCTCTCGCAGCTGAAATCCCTGTCGCTGAGTGCCAGCGAGAAAGATAATCTGGCGCCGCTTCGGACGATGGAAGCCGAGATCGAGATTGACCACGACTCCTGGCAGACGGGCGATATCGAAAATCTCGCCAACATCAAGGGACTTTCCAACGTTCGGCTCTACGGCGCACGCGACCTCTCGGCGCTTTCGGGCGCGAAGCGGCTGCGGCAGCTTTCGCTTCAGCCAAATGGGCTCGCCAGCCTCGCGCCAATTGCCGGACTTGTCTCGCTCGAGCACCTCAATATCGTCCATTCAACAATTAAGGAACTGACGCCGCTGTCGGTGAATACCCGCCTGAAGTCTCTCACTCTTTTAAATACTGCAATTTCCGACTTATCGGTGCTCGAACAGTTGCGCGATATCGAAACTCTCACCCTAAGCGCCTCCGATTACACCGATATATCTGTTCTGGCGGCGCTTCCCAATCTGAAATATGTCAATCTGGAGGGGCATCGAAAGATCGACCTTACACCACTCCTTCGTTCCCAAAGCCTCGAACGCGCCTATCTTGGCAATCGTATCTGCTGGTCTGACCGTGCGGTCGTCAACGAAATCGTTGCCAAAGGGTTGAATGCCACATCCTATAGTTCTCCTGATGGCGTTGATCCCATCGATCAACTCTGCGCGACCTATCGAGACTGGCGAGGTGGGATAACCGATGAACGAGAATGCGTCGTCACGGCAGACCGCGATTGTCCAATGAACAGACGATAG
- a CDS encoding N-formylglutamate amidohydrolase translates to MTVQVQFFTSGEAEPVVVENPLGKGRVLLVCEHASHTLPARFGTLGLSEDVRKSHIAWDPGALAVTRLLSASLDATVIYQNYSRLIYDCNRPPESPSAMPVTSEIYDIPGNADLSEAERFARTEALYIPFQTRVSDLVDERREAGIETVLVTMHSFTPVYHGKRREVEIGLLHDTDARLVDAMLDHTAVGDFKVERNEPYGPEDGVTHTLRLHALPNGLLNVMIEVRNDLIQNEEGQRAAAGFLSELLTKAIAAHSP, encoded by the coding sequence ATGACGGTGCAAGTACAGTTTTTCACAAGCGGCGAGGCTGAGCCCGTTGTCGTGGAAAACCCGCTCGGCAAGGGCCGGGTGCTGCTCGTCTGCGAACACGCTTCTCACACGCTGCCCGCGCGCTTCGGCACTCTGGGCCTCAGCGAAGATGTCCGCAAAAGCCATATCGCCTGGGACCCCGGTGCTCTTGCCGTCACCCGTCTTCTGTCTGCAAGCCTCGACGCCACCGTCATCTACCAGAATTATTCCCGGTTGATTTACGACTGCAACCGCCCGCCGGAATCGCCTTCCGCCATGCCGGTTACCAGTGAGATTTACGACATTCCCGGCAATGCGGATTTGAGTGAGGCAGAGCGCTTTGCCCGCACGGAAGCGCTGTATATCCCGTTTCAGACCCGCGTCAGCGACCTCGTCGACGAGAGGCGGGAAGCTGGAATTGAGACAGTTCTGGTGACGATGCACAGCTTCACGCCCGTTTATCACGGCAAGCGCCGTGAGGTCGAAATCGGTCTTCTGCACGATACGGATGCGCGGCTGGTGGATGCGATGCTGGATCACACTGCGGTTGGAGATTTCAAGGTCGAGCGCAACGAACCCTATGGCCCAGAGGACGGCGTAACGCATACGCTGCGCCTCCACGCGTTGCCGAACGGGCTTTTGAACGTCATGATCGAGGTCAGAAACGACCTGATCCAGAATGAGGAGGGGCAGCGGGCTGCTGCCGGTTTTCTGAGTGAGCTTTTGACAAAGGCAATCGCCGCTCACAGCCCCTGA
- a CDS encoding ABC transporter permease → MKRIFAWGALLFGLLYFALPLIGMTNFSLKMRRGEYSFDAYAKVLGDPRFQETFSFSVIMALVTIIFGVVLVVPTAYWVRLKLPALRPVIEFITLLPLVIPAIVIVFGYIRLYNTSSWLPLTGTTSGTNLLLMFGYTTLALPYMYRAVDTGLRTIDITTLTEAAQSLGAGWTTILARIILPNVLVAVLSGAFLTFAIVIGEFTMAALLNRPAFGPYMQLLGANRAYEPAALAVISFGITWGCLGLIQLVSRYQKGAPPKA, encoded by the coding sequence ATGAAGCGGATTTTCGCCTGGGGCGCGCTGCTGTTCGGCCTGCTCTATTTCGCCCTGCCTTTGATCGGCATGACCAACTTTTCGCTGAAGATGCGACGCGGCGAATACTCCTTCGACGCCTACGCCAAGGTTCTCGGCGACCCACGCTTTCAGGAAACCTTCAGCTTTTCCGTCATCATGGCGCTCGTCACCATCATCTTCGGCGTGGTGCTGGTGGTGCCGACGGCCTATTGGGTGCGGCTGAAACTGCCTGCTCTGCGCCCCGTCATCGAGTTCATCACGCTGCTGCCGCTGGTCATTCCCGCCATCGTCATCGTCTTCGGTTACATCAGGCTCTACAACACCTCCAGCTGGTTGCCGCTGACGGGGACGACATCAGGCACCAACCTGCTGCTGATGTTCGGCTATACCACGCTCGCCCTGCCCTATATGTACCGTGCCGTCGATACCGGGCTGCGCACCATCGACATCACAACGCTGACGGAGGCCGCACAAAGTCTCGGTGCGGGATGGACGACCATTCTCGCCCGCATCATTCTGCCGAATGTGCTGGTAGCGGTGCTGTCTGGTGCGTTTTTGACCTTCGCCATCGTCATCGGTGAATTCACCATGGCAGCGCTTTTGAACCGCCCGGCCTTCGGACCGTACATGCAGTTGCTGGGTGCCAACCGTGCCTACGAGCCTGCCGCCCTTGCCGTCATTTCCTTCGGCATCACCTGGGGCTGCCTAGGCCTTATCCAACTCGTCTCGCGCTATCAAAAAGGCGCGCCTCCCAAGGCCTGA